The Candidatus Neomarinimicrobiota bacterium sequence AGTTTTTCTATCACAACTCCCGTGAGTTCTTCCGGCACATTAACCGTCACCTCTTCAAACGGTTCGACTTTTTTGCCGTTTTCCTCTTTGATGATAACGTGCGGTTGCGAAATCTGAAGCTCAAATCCTTCTCTGCGTAGATTTTCCAACAAGATAGCGATGTGCATATCGCCGCGCCCTAACACATTGTAGAAATGAGTGGACGAAAAATCTATCCGCAGTCCGACGTTTATTTCTAATTCTTTTTCGAGTCGTTCCCGAAGCTGCCTGTTAGTAACGTATTTTCCTTCACGTCCCGCAAACGGAGAGTTATTTATCAAAAAATTCAGAGAGATGGTCGGTTCGTCAATATCAATCGCGGGAAGCGCATCCTGATCCTCATTTTCGCAAATAGTTTCGCCGATATATATGTCTGAAAGTCCGGATACCATTATAATATCGCCGGCGCTTGCCGAGTCCACCTCTTTTCTGTTGATACCTTCGAAAGTGAAGAGTTTATTTATCACTCCCGTTCTGGATTCGCCGTCAGCGGTTTTAACAGTTACCTGGCTGGAACTGCTGATTTTCCCCTCATATATTCTTCCCACGGCTAACCGTCCGAGATAATTATCATAACCGAGATTGAATGTCTGAACCAAAAGCTGTTTGTCCTTGGCGTCTTCGCTTGATGCCGGTTGAACATGCGCCAAAATAGTATCTAAAAGAGGAGAGAGATCAATTTCTTCATCGTCTAATCGGAGCTTTGCCGTTCCTTCTCTTGCGATTGCATAAACGGTGGGAAAATCGAGCTGCTCATCGTTTGCGCCAAGGTCCAAAAAGAGTTCGAAGATCAATTCGTGTACTTCATCCGGACGAGCCGCGGGTTTATCAATTTTATTTATTACGACAATTGGTTTGAGACCAAGTTCGAGAGATTTCTTCAGCACGAACTTTGTCTGCGGCATGGGTCCTTCCTGAGCGTCAACTACGAGAACCACAGAATCGATAGCCCGCAGGACCCGCTCCACTTCCGAGCCGAAATCAGCATGACCGGGAGTATCAACAATATTAATTTTCGTGTCTTTATAATAAACCGATGTATTCTTTGAGTAAATCGTAATTCCACGTTCCTGCTCGAGAGCATTACTATCCATCGTCACACTCCCGTCAGACATATTCGTCTGCTGCATAAGATGGTCTGTCAACGTGGTTTTGCCATGATCAACATGAGCTATTATCGCTATGTTCCGTATTTCCATCTGAATCTTAAATCCCTTCTAAATTTATAGTTCCCCTGTTGCGAACCGTGAGTTTTACCTCATATTGAACAGAAAGTCAATGAATATTATCAAAGTTATCCAATAAGATAAGACAATCAGCTTGACAACTGTAAGCTGTGGCGTTAACTACGGCAAATAAAGCCGGGTAACAATCTATCAAAAGGTGAAAATAGCGACTGTTAGACTGCTGTTACCGGCTGTTTTA is a genomic window containing:
- the typA gene encoding translational GTPase TypA, whose translation is MEIRNIAIIAHVDHGKTTLTDHLMQQTNMSDGSVTMDSNALEQERGITIYSKNTSVYYKDTKINIVDTPGHADFGSEVERVLRAIDSVVLVVDAQEGPMPQTKFVLKKSLELGLKPIVVINKIDKPAARPDEVHELIFELFLDLGANDEQLDFPTVYAIAREGTAKLRLDDEEIDLSPLLDTILAHVQPASSEDAKDKQLLVQTFNLGYDNYLGRLAVGRIYEGKISSSSQVTVKTADGESRTGVINKLFTFEGINRKEVDSASAGDIIMVSGLSDIYIGETICENEDQDALPAIDIDEPTISLNFLINNSPFAGREGKYVTNRQLRERLEKELEINVGLRIDFSSTHFYNVLGRGDMHIAILLENLRREGFELQISQPHVIIKEENGKKVEPFEEVTVNVPEELTGVVIEKLSRRKGNMLEMNPEHGAVNLIFEIPSRGLLGYKNTFIVDTRGEGILYSRVIGFRPHVGPIAKRNVGSMVSMATGKALGFSLFNLQNRGALYVGANVEVYEGMVIGNTSKGDDMTVNPIKGKQLSNMRSSGADEAIRLTTPLEMTIEKGMSVMSDDEYL